GACCCTTGTCTGCCACTACCTTCATTTTTTCAATTGCATCAATAAACCTCATACAATGACCGACCATAAGCTTCTTGCCGCTTGACTTCACCAACTTCACAATCTTGCGACACTCTTTCACATTCCTAGCCAACGGTTTCTCTACAAAAATATCAAGTCCAGCTTCCAACGCCAACTGAACGCTCTCAAGATGTAAAAAGTTAGGTAGAGATATGATGACTGCATTCACATTAGAAGAATCATTCAACAAATCATGATAGTCCATGTAAAGATTCTTAACGCCAACAAGCTTCGCCTTCTTCAAAGCTCTTTTCGATGAATCAGCTGCAGCAACCACTTTGATACCATCGACATGCAGACAATTCATCATATGCAACCTGCCCATATGCCCAAGCCCGATTATACCCACATTCAACATCCTCTTCTCCTTTTGAACATCTCAAATATGCTGTAATAGAAACGATATAAGTCAGGACGGAATCAAAATCTCCACTCAAAATTAATCATTATATGCACACAATTCTTCCCGCAGAAACTCACAACAAACACGAACGCCACAACAAAAAACAACTAAAAACAACCAAAAGTCACCAATTCCAATCACACAAACCACAACACGGTCTCTCTCCATCCACAAAGAGGGAAAACAACGCAAACAACCTAACAACTTAAGAACCAGTCACGTTCAACCATAACCCAACAAAACGATTATAATGCTGAAAACCGCTGATTGTCACGCGCGATAAGCATTCATTTCTCAAGAGTCACTGAGTGTGAGAACTTCAACTACGCCCTTCGCCTTCTCAGCCATCTCCTCATCAAAAGTTACCAAAGCAGCCTTCTTCTCCTTTGCCACCTGAACCACTATCGCATCCATCCCCCTCAACCCCAACTTTACAGCAAGCCCCGTTGCCTCTTGTCTCCTTCTCCTACTAAGCTCACTATAAACAATGAAGTTCATGCCTTCCCACTTGTCCAGCTGATGCCTCACCGAAACCGCCTTATCCACACCAGCACGCCTAGAAACTGCCCCGCAAACCTCTATAGGCACTATAGCACTCGTAGCCACATGGTACTCCCCACGAAATACCTTTTCCATAATTCGTAACGCCGCAGGCCTAAATCTGTCCCCTTTCACAAAAGCCGAAACAAGAACCGAAGAATCCAATGTTACTTCTTTTGCCATCGCTTTTCCCTGTCTTCCTTGACCGCTTCAACCGCAGAGACACCCTTCGGCCAAGTCCTCCCCACTTCCTCAGACACCGCATCAAGCTCTTCCAACAAACCATCAACAGAAACAGGAATTAACAAAACCCCTTTATCGGTTGAAATCTGCTCGACTATACCCCCCTCCTTTATTCCATACTTCTCTCGAAGCTCCTTCACTACAACAACCTGTCCCTTTGGTCCAACCTTACTACGATACCTCTCAGTCATACACAACACCAAGTATAACAACAAACAACGTATAAATAAATCTTACGTTATACCATAAAAAAAGAATAACAACCTAAGAACCAGCCACGTTCAGCCACAAACTAACGAAACGCTCATGATACTGAAAGCCATTCGTCGTCGCATTATAAATCCAAAGCTCAAAAAACAAATTACCCAAAAAACCATTATTCTCCGGGTCCCAAGCGATTTCACAATTCTCTATTTCTAATACAACACCATTCAACGTCATACTGTGAACATCAACCTGCAAGCGAGTTTCATTATACCCATAGTCGAAAGAGAACGAAAGCGGAATCTCCCATGTTGCCTCATCCGCCACAAAAGCTCGGATTTCATACAATGCAGGCAAGCTGCTAAAAGTACGGTTAAAACTGTCAGGAGCCGATTGAGTCTGATTGCGAAGCTTTACTGCAACCTTATAGTATGCAGCGTACCCTAAACGATTCCCTATCCCCAGAAACACACTGTAATTATAGTTGCGCGTAATGTTAAACGGATAATCCTCAGCCCTATGATTCGGACCAAGAAGCCAAAGCTCAGTAAAGAAATCAGTACGCGGAAAAACCAACAACCTACTAAGCGCAGGCGAAGCTACAAGCAACACCAAAACACCCGTAACAACCATAAACACAACCCGATGCTCCTCCAAACTCACGCACCAACACCTCCACCGTACCTCTTCTTAAAAAAGTGCCAAACAACAAAACTGCCACAAACAACAGCCACCGACCCAACCACAGAACCCACAACATTAACTAAAAAATCCCAATAATTCCCCTGTACCGCCGTCTCCGCCAAAGCCTCAGCCTCAACAACAAAACCGTTCAACTTGCCTTGGCTTTGACTGGCAAAATCAACTGCATTATCAAAATCACCCCTAGCGTACGACAACTCCGCCATAGACAACAGCTCCCCAGCCTCGT
This genomic window from Candidatus Bathyarchaeota archaeon contains:
- a CDS encoding DUF1616 domain-containing protein; its protein translation is MEEHRVVFMVVTGVLVLLVASPALSRLLVFPRTDFFTELWLLGPNHRAEDYPFNITRNYNYSVFLGIGNRLGYAAYYKVAVKLRNQTQSAPDSFNRTFSSLPALYEIRAFVADEATWEIPLSFSFDYGYNETRLQVDVHSMTLNGVVLEIENCEIAWDPENNGFLGNLFFELWIYNATTNGFQYHERFVSLWLNVAGS
- a CDS encoding type II toxin-antitoxin system VapC family toxin, with the protein product MAKEVTLDSSVLVSAFVKGDRFRPAALRIMEKVFRGEYHVATSAIVPIEVCGAVSRRAGVDKAVSVRHQLDKWEGMNFIVYSELSRRRRQEATGLAVKLGLRGMDAIVVQVAKEKKAALVTFDEEMAEKAKGVVEVLTLSDS
- a CDS encoding AbrB/MazE/SpoVT family DNA-binding domain-containing protein, with protein sequence MTERYRSKVGPKGQVVVVKELREKYGIKEGGIVEQISTDKGVLLIPVSVDGLLEELDAVSEEVGRTWPKGVSAVEAVKEDREKRWQKK